From one bacterium genomic stretch:
- a CDS encoding alpha/beta fold hydrolase, giving the protein MTSAQMDIRSSQTAIFLLSLLALVALQYADGNCRTIATDYRCNCVEIGLDSVWADTNDVSCYRIPVHRNPAKSNGASYSLAAVVAHSKGSNPQQPVLYLHGGPGIATLSNCERYLKSETFMQLRESHPIVFFDYRGTGWSEPKMCDGLDSILNSLSREELPLAEAIKRNVAAYSDCKDKLVNQGIDVADFSSLQSAADAEGIRIALGIDSWNVYGVSHGTTVALYLMRSFPEAIRAVIVDSPFPPNAPWLDYVHPFDTCFKVIEADLRRDTTYARVFPSIRTDFVKIAERLRTAPLKISAEQSEGTSARSIVLRESDFAWSIWSAMINPKYIRFVPMLLKEVAAGNDSLLSQWMMYFNDPDSFGEFSNAQSRAIMCYEGKPRFEEESEAYLLRAFPDFSSFIILGMDEAICEVMRPQSPPEGYFRAVESEIPTLILAGEFDPVCPPLFAEITSATLPKSTVIIVPGASHAAINADNCIRTIATDFLLEPNKQPNTECVAKREKIKYVTTAIDRFPQ; this is encoded by the coding sequence ATGACTTCGGCCCAAATGGATATCCGAAGCTCACAGACGGCCATATTCTTGTTGTCCTTACTTGCTCTTGTTGCATTGCAGTATGCAGATGGCAATTGCCGTACGATTGCCACTGACTACAGATGCAATTGCGTCGAGATTGGACTCGACTCGGTCTGGGCCGACACGAATGATGTTAGTTGTTATCGAATTCCAGTTCATAGAAATCCCGCAAAGTCAAATGGTGCCTCCTATTCTTTGGCTGCAGTCGTGGCGCACTCCAAAGGGAGCAATCCGCAGCAACCGGTTCTCTATCTTCACGGTGGTCCGGGCATTGCCACCTTGAGCAACTGCGAACGGTATCTGAAGTCAGAAACATTCATGCAATTGAGAGAGAGTCATCCGATAGTGTTCTTTGACTATCGCGGCACAGGGTGGTCCGAGCCAAAAATGTGCGACGGGCTTGACAGCATTCTCAACAGTCTCTCTAGAGAAGAACTGCCGCTCGCAGAAGCAATCAAGAGAAACGTCGCAGCATACAGCGATTGCAAGGACAAACTCGTAAATCAGGGTATCGATGTTGCAGATTTCTCGTCACTTCAATCTGCTGCCGATGCGGAAGGAATAAGAATTGCACTTGGCATTGATTCTTGGAACGTCTACGGTGTCTCACATGGAACTACAGTTGCCCTGTATTTGATGCGATCCTTCCCGGAAGCTATTCGTGCCGTCATAGTTGACTCACCTTTTCCTCCGAACGCGCCTTGGTTGGATTACGTTCATCCGTTTGATACCTGCTTCAAAGTAATAGAAGCAGATCTGCGAAGAGACACGACTTACGCGAGGGTATTCCCTTCCATTCGGACCGACTTCGTTAAAATCGCCGAGCGCTTGCGCACAGCACCGTTAAAGATTTCGGCCGAGCAATCGGAAGGCACCTCTGCCCGCTCAATCGTGCTCAGAGAATCGGATTTTGCCTGGAGCATTTGGTCAGCCATGATAAATCCCAAGTATATTCGATTTGTGCCGATGTTGCTTAAAGAGGTGGCAGCAGGAAACGACTCTCTGCTTAGCCAATGGATGATGTACTTCAATGATCCTGATTCTTTTGGAGAATTTTCAAACGCGCAAAGCAGAGCTATTATGTGTTATGAGGGCAAGCCGCGTTTTGAAGAGGAAAGCGAAGCGTATCTGCTGAGAGCATTTCCTGATTTCTCTTCCTTCATTATCCTCGGCATGGATGAGGCTATCTGTGAGGTAATGCGACCACAATCCCCACCCGAAGGTTACTTCCGGGCCGTGGAAAGCGAGATTCCTACTCTGATTCTTGCGGGGGAGTTTGACCCCGTTTGCCCGCCATTGTTCGCAGAGATAACTTCGGCAACCTTGCCCAAGTCGACAGTAATTATTGTGCCCGGCGCTTCTCATGCAGCTATCAATGCAGACAACTGCATTCGAACAATAGCGACAGACTTTCTTCTTGAGCCCAACAAACAGCCAAATACTGAATGCGTGGCTAAGAGAGAGAAGATAAAATATGTCACCACTGCTATCGACCGATTCCCACAATGA